A single region of the Anaerolineales bacterium genome encodes:
- a CDS encoding DegT/DnrJ/EryC1/StrS family aminotransferase, whose translation MSTLPSLPPIQLFVPTFRVEETLAAIRECLERGWTGLGFKTIAFEAAFRDYTALPHAHFLSSATAGLHLALAQLKAAHGWQDGDEVITTPLTFVSTNHAILYERLTPVFADIDVHLCLDPASVEAQITPRTRAVMFVGMGGSSGQYEAVRDLCRARGLALILDAAHMTGTRLHGRHIGHDADATIFSFQAVKNLPTADAGMICWRDPAFDAQTRQWTWLGINKDTYARTNSGGSYTWYYDVEQVGFKYHGNSIMAAIGLVAIQYVDEDNTYRRQVAAWYDALLADEPRIERIPIPPECEPSRHLYQVMVDRRDQVMAALNAERIYPGVHYRDNGHYRMYHQWLGRVPQAARASDRLISLPMHLRLTRADVERVAAALLAAVRGVGA comes from the coding sequence TTGTCCACATTACCCTCTCTCCCCCCCATTCAACTATTCGTTCCCACCTTTCGCGTTGAGGAAACCCTTGCCGCGATTCGTGAATGTCTGGAGCGCGGCTGGACAGGCTTAGGCTTCAAAACCATTGCGTTCGAGGCGGCATTTCGAGATTACACCGCGCTGCCTCACGCCCATTTCCTCAGTTCGGCAACCGCCGGACTGCATCTTGCCCTTGCCCAGTTGAAAGCGGCGCACGGCTGGCAAGATGGTGATGAGGTGATCACCACCCCGCTGACCTTTGTCAGCACGAATCACGCCATTCTCTATGAACGCCTCACCCCTGTTTTTGCCGATATTGATGTCCATTTATGCCTTGACCCCGCCTCGGTGGAAGCCCAGATCACGCCGCGCACCCGTGCGGTCATGTTTGTGGGGATGGGCGGCAGCAGCGGGCAGTATGAGGCGGTGCGTGATCTATGCCGCGCACGCGGATTGGCGCTGATCCTTGATGCCGCCCACATGACCGGCACGCGCTTACATGGACGCCATATAGGGCATGACGCCGACGCCACCATCTTCAGCTTTCAAGCCGTTAAAAACCTGCCCACTGCTGATGCGGGCATGATCTGCTGGCGAGACCCCGCCTTTGACGCACAGACACGACAGTGGACGTGGCTTGGCATCAACAAAGACACCTACGCCCGCACAAACAGCGGCGGCAGTTACACATGGTACTACGATGTGGAGCAGGTTGGCTTCAAGTATCACGGGAATTCGATTATGGCGGCGATTGGCTTGGTGGCGATCCAGTATGTGGACGAGGACAATACCTACCGCCGTCAGGTTGCCGCGTGGTACGATGCCCTCTTAGCTGACGAGCCACGCATTGAGCGCATCCCCATCCCGCCGGAATGTGAACCCTCGCGCCATTTGTATCAGGTCATGGTAGATCGCCGCGATCAGGTTATGGCGGCGCTCAACGCGGAGCGAATTTACCCAGGTGTCCATTATCGCGATAACGGTCATTATCGGATGTATCACCAGTGGTTAGGGCGCGTTCCACAGGCTGCCCGTGCCAGTGATCGACTGATCTCCCTCCCCATGCACTTGCGCCTCACCCGCGCCGATGTGGAGCGCGTGGCGGCGGCGCTGCTGGCGGCGGTGAGGGGGGTAGGGGCTTAG
- a CDS encoding PQQ-binding-like beta-propeller repeat protein: MKSLSTIVAVLRRPRAWIGVFVFLLLFTACSPLVLPESWAGVTPDGKQQEDGRYDARYLYAAYRDTVFRVDTQNYPESRPTERLVDWAAHGQKLFTAPALGEDGTVYVGSYNNTVYAYSPFNTPRETVISSFVPTPSAMAMIASPLYVNGVVFQGQGDKGIIAYDAKTGARRLAFSETENGTWAAPAFDPETNTLYLGSMDQTLYALAADTLALRWKVDVGGAIGATPLLDKATNTLYVGTFNRELIAIDVSANQPQIVRKLSTEGWLWSTPILQEGILYFGDLSGAVYAVNAADFSVVWKAKVDGAARGRVAVVDDKVIAAGEQKYVKAFNRTNGALLWTSSPPTDDRILGDLIVIKNDVIVTTLSENQLMVAFNLETGGRSWFVRKPNNDDFNRLTLTPSTPK; this comes from the coding sequence GTGAAGTCCTTGTCTACAATTGTGGCTGTCCTCCGCCGACCCCGTGCGTGGATCGGCGTTTTTGTGTTTCTCTTGCTTTTTACTGCCTGCTCGCCACTTGTTCTCCCCGAAAGTTGGGCGGGGGTCACCCCCGATGGAAAGCAGCAAGAGGATGGTCGCTATGACGCCCGTTATCTCTATGCTGCTTATCGGGATACCGTTTTTCGGGTGGATACCCAAAACTATCCCGAAAGCCGTCCCACCGAACGCCTTGTCGATTGGGCGGCACATGGGCAGAAACTATTCACCGCCCCGGCACTAGGCGAAGATGGCACGGTCTATGTCGGATCGTACAACAACACGGTGTACGCCTATTCGCCGTTCAATACCCCCCGCGAGACGGTAATTTCCAGCTTTGTTCCCACCCCAAGCGCGATGGCGATGATTGCCAGCCCGCTCTACGTCAATGGCGTCGTCTTTCAGGGACAAGGCGATAAAGGGATTATTGCCTACGATGCCAAGACCGGGGCGCGGCGTCTTGCCTTTAGCGAAACCGAAAATGGCACATGGGCAGCCCCTGCTTTTGACCCCGAAACAAACACCCTCTACCTCGGATCGATGGATCAAACCCTCTACGCGCTGGCGGCGGACACCCTCGCTTTGCGTTGGAAGGTGGATGTGGGTGGGGCAATTGGCGCGACGCCACTTCTAGACAAGGCAACCAACACCCTTTATGTGGGGACGTTCAACCGTGAACTGATCGCCATTGATGTGAGCGCCAACCAGCCTCAGATCGTCCGCAAACTGTCCACCGAAGGGTGGTTGTGGTCAACGCCCATCCTTCAAGAAGGCATTCTCTACTTTGGCGACCTTAGTGGGGCGGTCTATGCCGTGAATGCGGCGGATTTCTCTGTGGTTTGGAAGGCAAAGGTCGATGGCGCCGCACGCGGGCGCGTAGCCGTCGTTGATGATAAGGTGATCGCGGCAGGGGAGCAGAAATACGTCAAAGCCTTCAACCGCACGAATGGCGCGTTGTTATGGACAAGCAGCCCTCCCACTGATGACCGTATTCTGGGCGATTTGATCGTGATCAAGAATGATGTGATCGTCACCACCCTCAGCGAGAATCAACTGATGGTCGCCTTCAACCTTGAGACAGGCGGGCGCTCATGGTTTGTCCGCAAGCCGAACAATGATGATTTTAATCGTCTCACCCTAACCCCCAGTACACCGAAGTAG
- the yidD gene encoding membrane protein insertion efficiency factor YidD has product MKFVAMGMIRLYQRTLSKVLPSACRFYPSCSQYTYEAINKYGFFRGGWLGVRRIMRCHPFNPGGIDPVP; this is encoded by the coding sequence GTGAAATTCGTGGCGATGGGCATGATCCGGCTGTATCAGCGCACGCTTTCGAAGGTATTGCCGTCGGCGTGCCGCTTTTACCCCTCCTGTTCGCAATACACCTACGAAGCGATCAACAAATATGGGTTCTTTCGCGGTGGATGGTTGGGGGTTCGGCGGATCATGCGCTGTCACCCATTCAACCCCGGCGGGATCGACCCTGTGCCGTAA
- a CDS encoding Jag N-terminal domain-containing protein: protein MSDLRSVETTASDIETAINEGIKQLGVTREDVIIEVLEEPTRRMLGLGNKQARVRITMIRTPAEHAAPPAVSVPPPEDEIIVFPSDAPLAEKPAKRPRAERSEGKETKEQKDPQRQAERSGRGRKPTTSASQTQEFPAENTPRFDDDEDDSSAAHLSDEEIAAEVKVGIEVLGELLKHMGLTPQITPKRAVTDGKEPRHWVLDVTGSEVSTLTGYKGEGLASLQYLTRILVSRKTGRRAHLVIDLDGYKGRREAQLRRLAQRMAEQAIQRGKAVAMEPMPPHERRIIHLELQDHPDVKTESVGEGDRRKVTVVPRKPTTE, encoded by the coding sequence ATGAGCGATTTGCGATCCGTCGAAACAACCGCCTCCGACATAGAAACCGCCATCAACGAGGGAATCAAGCAGCTTGGTGTCACCCGTGAGGATGTGATCATTGAGGTACTTGAAGAACCAACGCGGCGGATGCTGGGTTTGGGGAATAAACAAGCGCGGGTGCGCATCACGATGATCCGTACTCCCGCCGAACACGCCGCGCCGCCGGCTGTCAGCGTCCCACCGCCGGAAGATGAAATCATCGTCTTTCCAAGCGATGCCCCCCTCGCCGAAAAACCAGCGAAACGCCCCCGTGCCGAGCGTTCCGAAGGAAAAGAAACCAAAGAACAGAAAGACCCACAACGGCAGGCAGAGCGTTCGGGGCGCGGACGAAAACCAACCACCAGCGCCAGCCAAACCCAAGAATTCCCCGCCGAAAACACACCCCGTTTTGACGATGACGAGGATGATTCCAGTGCTGCTCATCTCAGCGATGAGGAGATTGCCGCCGAGGTCAAGGTGGGCATTGAGGTGTTAGGCGAACTACTGAAGCATATGGGCTTGACGCCCCAAATCACACCCAAGCGGGCGGTGACCGATGGCAAAGAACCCCGCCATTGGGTGTTGGATGTCACTGGCAGTGAGGTCAGCACCCTGACGGGTTACAAGGGCGAAGGGCTTGCCTCTCTCCAATACCTAACGCGCATTCTCGTCAGCCGTAAGACCGGACGGCGGGCGCACCTCGTCATTGATCTGGATGGCTACAAAGGACGCCGCGAGGCGCAGCTTCGGCGTTTGGCGCAGCGCATGGCGGAACAGGCGATCCAGCGCGGAAAGGCTGTGGCAATGGAGCCGATGCCCCCCCATGAGCGGCGGATCATCCATCTTGAGCTACAGGATCATCCCGACGTAAAAACAGAGAGCGTCGGGGAAGGGGATCGGCGCAAGGTGACCGTTGTTCCCCGCAAGCCAACGACGGAGTAG
- a CDS encoding membrane protein insertase YidC → MDFLTNPFIIILLWLYNFLGGSLILAIVVFTVMTRVVTFPLIAQQMKSTKKMQELAPALKEIREKFKGDREKQAQAQMELYKTYGVNPLAGCFPLLIQMPILFGLYGAIYASLGHTPLQLLDLSHRLQMPSLSEMIPLHTQFLWMDLGQPDGLFVLPILVVATTWLQMKLTMPPVADPKDPSAAMTRNMTTIMPLMIGLFSLQFASGLSIYWVVGNTLGIIQYALMGRIDFRNFRGKVTTPAKTVSLKDIDLKAIEAMPSKRKITAPAPAGANSGGGRNTPAPLAAPTAKRKLNETKAGQARKNKK, encoded by the coding sequence ATGGACTTTCTAACGAATCCGTTCATCATCATTCTGTTGTGGCTGTATAACTTTTTGGGTGGGAGCCTGATCTTAGCGATTGTGGTTTTCACCGTGATGACTCGCGTCGTCACCTTCCCCCTCATCGCCCAACAGATGAAATCGACCAAGAAAATGCAGGAACTTGCTCCCGCCCTGAAAGAAATCCGCGAGAAATTCAAAGGGGATCGGGAAAAGCAGGCGCAGGCGCAAATGGAACTTTACAAGACCTATGGGGTAAATCCATTGGCGGGGTGCTTTCCGCTGCTCATCCAGATGCCGATCTTGTTTGGCTTGTATGGCGCGATTTATGCCTCACTAGGGCATACGCCGCTGCAACTGCTTGATCTCAGCCACCGCTTGCAGATGCCCAGTCTCTCTGAGATGATCCCCCTTCATACGCAGTTTCTTTGGATGGACTTAGGGCAGCCCGATGGGTTGTTCGTTTTGCCAATCCTTGTCGTGGCGACCACATGGCTGCAAATGAAGTTGACCATGCCTCCCGTTGCTGACCCCAAGGATCCTTCGGCAGCAATGACCCGCAACATGACGACGATCATGCCGCTCATGATCGGCTTGTTCTCTTTGCAGTTTGCGTCGGGGTTGTCCATCTATTGGGTGGTTGGCAATACGCTAGGGATTATCCAATATGCCCTCATGGGGCGGATTGATTTCCGCAACTTCCGCGGCAAAGTCACCACGCCCGCTAAGACGGTTTCCCTCAAGGATATTGATTTGAAGGCGATTGAGGCAATGCCCAGTAAGCGGAAGATCACTGCCCCCGCCCCTGCCGGGGCAAACAGCGGCGGCGGGCGAAACACCCCTGCCCCACTTGCCGCACCAACGGCAAAGCGCAAATTAAACGAGACGAAGGCGGGGCAAGCCCGCAAAAACAAAAAATAG